In the genome of Cytophagia bacterium CHB2, the window ATGCGATTCACGGCCGGCAGATCATCTGCCTGCATCGCGCGTATTTCATATGCGATCATATTCACAACAGTTTTTCACCCATCGCAGACGAGTTTACATTGCCGCAGAGAAGGCGCCTGATTTCTCTGCGGCCCGGTTTTTGGCGTTTTTGTTCATGGCTGTATCGCATCAAAGCATTAAGGCCATAAGGCGCTCAAAGTTAGAATAAAATTCCGAACGTGTTTTGCCCACGAAATGAAATCCCGCTGAAAAGGCTTTTTTATTTCTGTGGCAGTTCTACTTCTGGGCGACGTTTTCAAAGCTGCTGGAAGAGCTTCGATTTTTAGCTTGTCGGAAAATCGGGGCAGACTGTCAGAAGCCCGGCCTCGAGTTTTCCGCCGCAGGCTCACGAATACGTTGCAGTTCTCTGATTCAGCCTTACTCACAAATGTGTTGGCTCAAGCGGAGAATCCCTAAAAAACAATGCCCGATCCTGAATTAAAAAACGGGCATCCAGAATCGAGCATCTGACAACCAAACTCAGGCCACGACAGCGGTGCAATGGCCGCAGCGTTTGGCTTTGAGCGGAATGGTCATCAGGCATTCCGGGCATTCTTTTGTCGTGGGCGCGGCCGGCGCCGCCTCTTCCTTTCTCTTCAAACGATTCATGGCGCGCACCAGCATGAAAATCGCAAAGGCAATGATGAGAAAGTTGATGACGGCGTTGATAAAGACGCCATACTTGATCGTTACTGCCGGTTCGTCTTGCAGCGAGAGGGCAAGCTTGCTAAAGTCGATGCCGCCGGTCAACACCCCGATGGGAGGCATGAGCACGTCATTCACCAGCGAGGTGACAATGCCGCCGAACGCCGCGCCGATAATGATACCCACGGCCATGTCCACGACATTGCCGCGCATCGCAAATTCTTTGAACTCTTTAAACATAAGCTCCTCCTCGAAAGGGTTTATATGAAAGGCCTCGAGCAGCGCGAGTTTTGCGCTAATGCCATTCTAAAAAAACGTATAGGCCACGCCAAAGCCCAAGACCTGCTTGAGCTGCCGTTTTTTCGAGATATTCTCGTCGTAGAGTAGGCGGACATTCATGTTCACGGTGAAATATTTGCCGAGCTTGGCGGCCAGCGTGTTGTCCCAATTCACGTCGACTTCTTCAATATGCTCGAACGCGGTGAACAATTCGAGTTTGGTGATAAACATGACATTCTCTTCGAGCTTTTGAGAAAAGTCCGTGACGGATTCGATGCCGGTTTCCACCCGCACGTTTTCATCCCGTGCGTTGCCATACAGCGGACGAAATTCTTGGGTGCCGACAATCGTTTCTTTGACGGCAACACCAAGGCGGGTAACGAAATTCTCCTGCGGTTTATAGCCCAACCCCAGGGCCTGGCGTAGAAAGATGGGATCAAAGGCTTCGGACACCAACGGCACGGCCGGGTTGGAATAATCATAGCCGTTGGCCACTTGCGTCAAGCCGTTGAACGAGATATAAGGATTCACATACTTGCCGATTTTATAGGTCAACACCGATTCGGCGCGCAGCTCGTCGTCGCTTTTGCGTACCTCTTGATCGCCCTGTTTCACCTGGCCGTAAGCGAGTTTGCCGGTGTTCTTCCAA includes:
- the mscL gene encoding large-conductance mechanosensitive channel protein MscL, whose product is MFKEFKEFAMRGNVVDMAVGIIIGAAFGGIVTSLVNDVLMPPIGVLTGGIDFSKLALSLQDEPAVTIKYGVFINAVINFLIIAFAIFMLVRAMNRLKRKEEAAPAAPTTKECPECLMTIPLKAKRCGHCTAVVA
- a CDS encoding DUF3078 domain-containing protein, translated to MMKQFHVRRILTVTLLAAACAFAQEAAAPAPEPMGWKKNLIGALTLTQNSYSNWAQGGENAVAWKGVFETLWENNQPKTNWKNTGKLAYGQVKQGDQEVRKSDDELRAESVLTYKIGKYVNPYISFNGLTQVANGYDYSNPAVPLVSEAFDPIFLRQALGLGYKPQENFVTRLGVAVKETIVGTQEFRPLYGNARDENVRVETGIESVTDFSQKLEENVMFITKLELFTAFEHIEEVDVNWDNTLAAKLGKYFTVNMNVRLLYDENISKKRQLKQVLGFGVAYTFF